DNA from Aggregatimonas sangjinii:
TAGGGCATGCATAATGGCATGTGCCGGTTTCGCCGTCACCGATACTTCGGGTGTGAGCAGGTCTACCAAGCGTTCAGTGACTTTGGTACGGCTTGTTTTTATGGTCTCGGAAATACGTTCGAATTCATGCGCACAGGCATCAAAGAGAATGCCGACTATGGGATCGAAGGAATATTCTATTTCCATATCGTCAACGCCCCATTGATCGGCGGCCCTGCGAATAAGCCTGTCTTTAATCTCTTCTTTGGTAAGGCTCTTCATTTAGTTGTTTTTTGTGACGAAGACCAATTTTTATAGTCTTTAAAATATACGTAATCGAGTCGTTATTTATAGGACAAAGGCGCCAAGTAATAATCCCCGGTAAAAACAAATGGCTCGTCAGTCTTTACAATCGTGCCCCTAATCGTAATGTAGAGGTATTTTTTAAGACGCACCTTGTTGGTTTTAGACGATAGACTCTCCATTAATTCAATATTCAAATCGATATGCGATAGTCGTTTCTCATACTTTACGATTTGTTTGGAGAGCGATTTTTTAATCTGCTCTTTGAGGACGTTGGCATTGACCAACAGGTCAAAATCGGTTTCCCATATTTCACTCCCAAAACCCTCGTCAAAGGAATATTCCTCGAAATAAGTGGTGATGATAACGCTCATAAACTGGGAAATGGAATCACGCAAAGACAGTTTTTTGAGTTCTTTTTTCTCAAAAAACCGCTTAAAATCAAAAGGTGCCTGATAATAAGGTTTCGCCATGCGTTTATTACTTTTTATACTGCCTTTCTAATCTGTCGACAAAATATTAAGATCGAATGCCTTCTTGTTGTCGTTCTTCGACTGCATTCAGGATTACATCTGTCGTATTACTGATTCCGTATTTCCAATCCCATACGTTCATTTCCGTAGCTTGTACTTCTAACTCGTACTTTCTATTTCACGACTTTAAAATCGAGTTCACCCTTCACTAACGTCACTTTTACCTTTTGTGGTGCCTTGATGGCGCCGGAAATAATCATTTTGGATAGTGGACGTTTCAGTTTGTTACGTATTACCGCTTTTAAGGGCCGAACACCATAGGTTGGTGAAAATCCGTCTAACGATAGGTGTTCTTTGGTTTTTTTGTCGATTTCCAAGGTGATGCCCAGTCTTTCAGTCAAGACCAACAATTCCTTTTTAAGGTGTAAGTCGAATATAGTGGGTGCATTCTTTTCTGAAATTGGGGCAAAGGGCACAATCTCGGTAATACGGCCTAAAAACTCGGGTCTAAAATAGGAGGCCATGATTTCCAACAGTTCATCCGATTTAGGCACTTTACCACCTTCGATGGATTTACTGATAAAATCCGAACCGATATTCGAAGTGAACAGAATCACGGCGTTGGAAAAATCGCCGACCTTACCCAGACGATCATTTAATTTTCCCTCATCCAATATCTGCAGGAACACATCGAAAACGGATTGATGTGCTTTTTCAATCTCATCGAATAATACAATGGCGTAAGGTTTTTGGCGGATTTTGTTCACCAGCACACCACCTTCTTCATACCCCACATATCCCGGAGGTGCCCCATAGAGCAAGGCCGCGGAGTGTTCTTCCTTAAACTCCGACATATCGAAACGGATGATGGCCGTCTCATCGTTAAAAAGAAATTCGGCCAACGATTTTGCCAATTCGGTCTTTCCGGTACCCGTCGGGCCGGAAAAGAAGAACGAACCGATGGGCTGCCCCGCTTTTGAAAGCCCGGAACGTGATTCTATGATCGCTTCCGAAACGGTCTGTATGGCATTGTCCTGTCCGATAACCCGTTTTTTCAACGTGGCTTCCATCTCTAATAAACGCTCGCGTTCCTGGGTTTGTACTTTCCCAGCTGGAATTCCTGTGATGCCGGAAACCATTGCCGCCAAGTCTTCTTCGCTGATGCCTGTTCTGGTTTTTTTCGCATGTTCTTTTACCGATACCAGAATCGAATTGACGTATTCTACTTTTTCTTTATAAGTGGGGAACCGGAGCGCGTCTTCGGTATCGAATTTTCCCAAAACAATGGGACTTAATCGATTTTTAAGTTCAATATAAACCCAATCGATGGCTTGAATACTATCCGATTCTAGTTGTTTTTTGGCCGCTTTTTGCACCTCGGCGACTTTGGCGTTCAAATCTTCCAAATCGCCGGGTAAGGATTGTGTAGAAACATTCGCCGCCGCCATGGTACGATCAACCAGGTCCAGGGCGGAATCAGGGAGGCTTTTCTCTTTCAAATAACGTTTTGATAGCCGAATAGATTCTCTTAGGGCTTCCTCATTGACTTCAAGATCATGATGATCGGAATAGGTCTGCCCCACACTTTGCAAAATTCGAAATGCCATTTCATTATCCGGCTCTTCCACCGTAACCGATTCGAACCTTCTGCTCAAGGCATCGTCGTTCGCGATGTATTTTCGGTGGTTGTCCGATGTAGTGGCACCAACAAGAATGACTTCCCCTTTATTCAATTCCGACTTAATCACGTTTAATATGCCCTGACTGGCGGATGCATCCTGTAACAGGGAATGAAAATCATCGATAAACAGAATCGGTTTTACCAGATTTTTGGCCTCGTTGAAAATTTCCTGCAATCTGTCTTCAACCTCACCTTTATAGGAAGTCCCCGACAATAAAACGGAAGTATCTATTTCCAACAAACTTGCTTGTTGTAGGTTTTCCACGATTTTCCCGGCATGAATCTCTTTCGCTAGATTCTGGACCAAGACGGTTTTGCCTACTCCGGATTCGCCTTGTATGATGACATTGGGTTTTGACTTACGGCTTATGATTTCGGCAATCTGCTTTAGCTCCCGGTCTCTATTGATAATGTGATCGTAAAATCCTTGGGATGCTTCGACCAATAAATCAGTAGTATATTTTTTGAGTACATCGGCATCCGAGGTGTAATCAGTTACAGCACTGCCATTCGGTTTGGCTGCAGTTCCTGTTTTTTTTCCGGAAGAAAGACTATCCAAAAGTTCGGTGCTACTGACCGGTAATGATTTGAGCTGATCGAAACTAAAACCGACCCCAGGGGTAATCGCCGATATAAAGAGGCAGACCAGGTCTACTTCCGGTCTATTGAGTTTGTGCTGTACCTCCTCGGCCTCTACGAAAACGGTCTTCGCCTCGGAACTTGCGCGAACGTCCATCGTACGGCTCGTGCGTTTGGGGTGGCCTTCGATGTTTACGTCGGCCCATTCCTCTATAAAATAGACATCTACACCTTTTTCATGCAAAAATCGGAGCAGGGATAGGTCCCTGTTCAAAGCAGCTTTCACCAAATGTGCGGGACCAAAGCTCTCCTGTTGGTACTCTTCGGCTAGCTGCGTCGCAATGTGTATGGCCTTTTCTAATTCGGTATTCATATCCTACTCAATTTCGCCCCAGACGCCTTGATAGTTCTAAAGCTGTAGTTAATTTATTAATCTCCATTTCGTACTCTTCGATCTGTTCTTCCAGGTCTTTGATATTCTGTCTCGCATTTTCAACCTGTTTCAGGTCCCTTTTGGCATCTACCAGCTTTTTATAGGTCAAAATCAAATTTTCGTACATGCTGCGGTCATCCAAAGAATCTTTCGGGATTTCGCTTTTGAGATCGATCAGGTCTACGTTGATGGACTGTTCTAAAAAGAAATATCCCTCTCGAACCGTATCCAACGAATCGATTTGCTT
Protein-coding regions in this window:
- a CDS encoding GPW/gp25 family protein; protein product: MAKPYYQAPFDFKRFFEKKELKKLSLRDSISQFMSVIITTYFEEYSFDEGFGSEIWETDFDLLVNANVLKEQIKKSLSKQIVKYEKRLSHIDLNIELMESLSSKTNKVRLKKYLYITIRGTIVKTDEPFVFTGDYYLAPLSYK
- a CDS encoding AAA family ATPase, which produces MNTELEKAIHIATQLAEEYQQESFGPAHLVKAALNRDLSLLRFLHEKGVDVYFIEEWADVNIEGHPKRTSRTMDVRASSEAKTVFVEAEEVQHKLNRPEVDLVCLFISAITPGVGFSFDQLKSLPVSSTELLDSLSSGKKTGTAAKPNGSAVTDYTSDADVLKKYTTDLLVEASQGFYDHIINRDRELKQIAEIISRKSKPNVIIQGESGVGKTVLVQNLAKEIHAGKIVENLQQASLLEIDTSVLLSGTSYKGEVEDRLQEIFNEAKNLVKPILFIDDFHSLLQDASASQGILNVIKSELNKGEVILVGATTSDNHRKYIANDDALSRRFESVTVEEPDNEMAFRILQSVGQTYSDHHDLEVNEEALRESIRLSKRYLKEKSLPDSALDLVDRTMAAANVSTQSLPGDLEDLNAKVAEVQKAAKKQLESDSIQAIDWVYIELKNRLSPIVLGKFDTEDALRFPTYKEKVEYVNSILVSVKEHAKKTRTGISEEDLAAMVSGITGIPAGKVQTQERERLLEMEATLKKRVIGQDNAIQTVSEAIIESRSGLSKAGQPIGSFFFSGPTGTGKTELAKSLAEFLFNDETAIIRFDMSEFKEEHSAALLYGAPPGYVGYEEGGVLVNKIRQKPYAIVLFDEIEKAHQSVFDVFLQILDEGKLNDRLGKVGDFSNAVILFTSNIGSDFISKSIEGGKVPKSDELLEIMASYFRPEFLGRITEIVPFAPISEKNAPTIFDLHLKKELLVLTERLGITLEIDKKTKEHLSLDGFSPTYGVRPLKAVIRNKLKRPLSKMIISGAIKAPQKVKVTLVKGELDFKVVK
- the tssO gene encoding type VI secretion system TssO — translated: MEVLNKKERTSSFLLFLLMFLITVGILFTAFFFSYKLPWKENAVLRAENQRLQYEFLYQKKFINALEAVDKQIDSLDTVREGYFFLEQSINVDLIDLKSEIPKDSLDDRSMYENLILTYKKLVDAKRDLKQVENARQNIKDLEEQIEEYEMEINKLTTALELSRRLGRN